Proteins encoded within one genomic window of Geotalea daltonii FRC-32:
- a CDS encoding substrate-binding domain-containing protein: MKKTCAVLCGIALLTMGGALAQAEVVKLHGSTTCQKRIFEPGKDALKKATGIDLELVGNGTGNGLEDLVAGKADASMASEELVDAVASMKAATGKDASADLKPNVITTDVIKVIVNPANPVSKLSKDQLKGLHTGAIDNWKSVGGPDQPVIVVTSHSGSATRKVFSKLMMDNAKYVDGAIEVKTTREEIDNVGQLSEAIGAVSMGFINLPGNKEKVKIVETSEISRPLMLITRGEPSAKVKKVLDFFTGEGKKYIKD; this comes from the coding sequence ATGAAGAAGACATGTGCTGTGCTATGCGGAATTGCTCTGCTAACCATGGGAGGGGCACTTGCCCAGGCTGAGGTCGTCAAGCTCCACGGTTCGACTACCTGCCAAAAGCGGATCTTCGAACCGGGCAAGGATGCTCTGAAAAAAGCCACCGGTATCGACCTCGAACTGGTGGGTAACGGTACCGGCAACGGCCTTGAAGACCTGGTAGCCGGCAAGGCTGATGCCTCCATGGCCTCTGAAGAATTGGTCGATGCCGTAGCCAGCATGAAGGCTGCCACCGGCAAGGATGCATCGGCTGACCTGAAACCGAATGTCATCACAACGGATGTCATCAAGGTAATAGTCAACCCGGCCAACCCGGTGAGCAAGCTCTCAAAGGACCAGCTAAAGGGGCTTCATACCGGCGCTATCGACAATTGGAAGTCGGTTGGCGGACCTGACCAGCCGGTTATTGTCGTTACTTCCCACTCGGGATCTGCAACCCGGAAAGTATTCTCAAAACTGATGATGGACAACGCCAAGTATGTTGATGGCGCCATTGAGGTGAAGACCACGAGGGAGGAAATAGACAACGTCGGCCAGCTCTCCGAGGCGATCGGCGCGGTCAGCATGGGGTTCATCAACCTGCCGGGCAACAAGGAAAAAGTAAAAATTGTCGAGACGTCGGAAATCAGCCGTCCTTTGATGCTGATAACCCGGGGCGAGCCGTCGGCCAAGGTGAAGAAGGTGCTTGATTTTTTCACCGGCGAGGGAAAGAAGTATATCAAGGACTAG
- a CDS encoding methyl-accepting chemotaxis protein yields the protein MTIKTKLFANMFLTIAGILIIAGFSLGGMRFVQSKLAVLTEKSTPYQLKTIELQRAVQEHTSNLLKLATATTAQELTAARGELEKTLADVKSLSTELSSFKGSNTADGAEKQHLDELASITAELVRTVDEKLKARDEAKKADTETKGKLQQIGQKLKEMDGAMKKLQKGSMGQLSTSNESVKQISQRVKIVQATMNSINDVKISLLEIAAAENKAGVTVARSHFTVASRWITTGALAKAEKDSAAVKSLIDGIGEITKQVTGAGGLIETKNALLATPTDDLRKQFSETNASAMQKLAQMTVLMGDLVEKAAETNTSENKRFEESLKGSESASTVMGMNSDLVGIGGDIRSLTKELFDADNPQELDTIRSELEQEFAQADGVRNRMRSGKKGQELRQLGQVTAALQDIRGLLLAKDGVVAKLKHSLEVTRQAQALNEKLKGVVAAQREEGKKGMSSAQQEQSKAVKSVNRVFKTSITSVTIIALAVLVLGIVFSTGLVRSITAPIKELTSISEKFGNGDFSSRLDEKRKDEFGTLAVHFNQATVKLKEITSQIRGAIGNLAHSANALTTTAEELSAGARQQATQTDQSASAMIEMSQTIQDVARNAHEAAAETKNTLLLAANGQKTVGETVRGMEEIASSVKETADTIRQLGENSARIGSVVDVINEIADQTNLLALNAAIEAARAGDAGMGFAVVADEVRKLAEKTAESTKEIAQMVAQIQANTSKSVVAMEKGTVKVEEGMQRATEANRSLDEIVNASDKGVAMVQTIATASEEQSAVAAEVSTSMEHIASITRAAETSTNDITRSAEELNRLAEDLNNMAAWFKV from the coding sequence ATGACCATCAAGACCAAACTCTTTGCCAATATGTTTCTGACCATTGCCGGTATTTTAATTATTGCCGGTTTCAGCCTGGGGGGCATGCGGTTCGTGCAGAGCAAACTGGCTGTTCTCACGGAGAAGTCCACCCCCTATCAGTTGAAGACCATTGAGCTCCAACGGGCAGTGCAGGAGCACACTTCGAACCTGCTCAAGCTGGCTACCGCAACAACGGCCCAGGAACTGACAGCAGCACGCGGGGAGCTGGAAAAAACATTGGCGGATGTGAAGAGCCTGTCAACGGAACTTTCATCGTTCAAAGGGAGCAATACTGCCGATGGAGCAGAAAAGCAGCACCTTGACGAACTTGCCTCCATCACTGCCGAATTGGTCCGAACTGTAGATGAGAAGCTGAAAGCCCGGGATGAGGCAAAAAAAGCCGACACCGAGACGAAAGGGAAGTTGCAGCAGATCGGCCAGAAGCTGAAGGAGATGGACGGGGCGATGAAGAAGCTGCAGAAGGGCTCCATGGGCCAACTCTCCACCTCCAACGAGAGCGTCAAGCAGATCAGCCAACGGGTCAAGATTGTGCAGGCGACGATGAATTCCATCAATGATGTGAAGATTTCGCTCCTCGAGATTGCCGCCGCTGAGAACAAGGCCGGCGTAACCGTCGCCCGTAGCCACTTTACGGTAGCTTCACGCTGGATAACGACCGGCGCCCTGGCCAAAGCCGAAAAAGACAGCGCTGCGGTGAAAAGCCTCATTGATGGTATTGGTGAAATAACCAAGCAGGTCACCGGCGCCGGCGGGCTGATCGAGACCAAAAATGCATTGCTTGCCACCCCGACCGATGATCTGAGAAAGCAGTTCAGCGAGACGAATGCTTCTGCCATGCAGAAACTTGCCCAGATGACGGTCCTGATGGGTGATCTGGTGGAAAAGGCTGCCGAGACCAATACCTCGGAAAACAAACGGTTTGAAGAATCATTGAAGGGCTCGGAATCAGCCAGTACCGTCATGGGGATGAACTCGGACCTGGTGGGCATAGGTGGTGACATTCGCAGTCTTACCAAAGAACTGTTCGATGCCGACAATCCCCAGGAACTGGATACCATACGGAGCGAACTGGAGCAGGAGTTTGCTCAGGCGGACGGGGTGCGAAACCGGATGCGCTCGGGCAAGAAAGGACAGGAACTGCGCCAGCTCGGCCAGGTGACGGCTGCACTGCAGGATATCCGCGGGCTGCTCCTGGCCAAAGACGGTGTGGTGGCGAAGCTGAAGCACTCCCTGGAGGTTACGCGACAGGCGCAAGCCCTCAACGAAAAGTTGAAAGGTGTCGTTGCTGCCCAGCGCGAGGAGGGTAAAAAAGGGATGAGTAGTGCTCAGCAGGAACAGAGCAAGGCGGTCAAATCTGTGAACAGGGTCTTCAAGACCAGCATAACCTCTGTTACCATCATAGCTCTGGCTGTTCTCGTGCTGGGTATCGTTTTCAGCACCGGCCTGGTCAGATCGATCACTGCCCCTATCAAGGAGCTGACAAGCATTTCCGAGAAATTCGGCAACGGCGATTTCAGCAGCAGACTGGACGAAAAACGCAAAGATGAATTCGGTACTCTTGCCGTACATTTCAACCAGGCCACGGTCAAACTGAAGGAAATAACTTCCCAGATACGGGGCGCCATCGGCAACCTTGCCCATAGCGCTAATGCGCTGACGACAACGGCCGAGGAACTCAGCGCCGGTGCCCGCCAGCAGGCTACCCAGACAGATCAATCGGCTTCAGCCATGATCGAGATGAGCCAGACCATTCAGGATGTGGCACGTAATGCCCATGAGGCGGCCGCCGAAACGAAAAACACCCTTCTGTTGGCGGCGAACGGGCAAAAAACAGTGGGTGAAACGGTGCGCGGCATGGAGGAAATAGCAAGCTCCGTGAAGGAAACAGCTGATACGATACGGCAGCTTGGGGAAAATTCAGCGAGAATCGGTTCGGTTGTGGATGTCATTAACGAAATTGCCGACCAGACCAACCTGCTGGCTTTAAATGCGGCCATAGAAGCGGCACGTGCCGGTGACGCCGGTATGGGGTTTGCCGTTGTTGCCGACGAAGTAAGAAAGCTTGCCGAAAAAACGGCCGAGTCCACCAAGGAAATAGCCCAGATGGTAGCCCAGATACAGGCAAACACCAGCAAATCAGTGGTGGCGATGGAAAAGGGCACGGTGAAGGTTGAGGAGGGGATGCAGCGGGCGACTGAGGCGAATCGATCACTGGATGAAATCGTCAATGCTTCAGATAAAGGTGTTGCCATGGTTCAGACTATTGCCACAGCCTCTGAAGAGCAATCGGCAGTCGCCGCAGAGGTCTCCACCAGCATGGAACACATTGCATCCATAACCCGCGCAGCGGAGACGTCAACCAACGATATTACCCGCTCCGCCGAAGAACTGAACCGCCTTGCTGAAGATTTGAATAACATGGCTGCATGGTTCAAGGTTTAA